GCAGGTGGGACGGTACAGCGTGAACATCCCTGAAAACCACTACCTCGACCTGCGAGAGATGGGGCTGCTGGAAGTACTCGATTCCAAACTGGCCGTGCTGGGCGACGCCCAAAGTTATCGGGACAAAACTGGGCTGACCCTGACCCCGGAAAGCGGAAAAGCGATCTTTGTTGAGATTTAAAACAGGACGCTTGCAATTCCCCTTGGAAAGATTTCATCAAAACAGGATTTTGTTATAAAAAAAGAGGAGAGAGCGAAGGTTTCGCTCTCTCCTCTTAGAAACTGCCTATTTCAATTTTTCGATTTCAATACGTATGCTCCTCGCGGGAACAAGCTCCGAACGTATTACGGTTCAGCCACGCCGCGAAATGCCAATCCACGCTCTCCGTACAAGGAGTGATCTAACTTAAAAAACCGCGCGCGGAAATTTACTGTGCCGGAAGCTTAAAGATAATCGGCTTGACAGAAGAATCGAGCTTATCAAAACGGTAGCCGTTCTTTTTCAGTGTTTCGATAATTCGCGGCAGTTCTTTCACGGTGTCGTGCTTGGTAGAAGCATCATGGAACAGAACAACCGCTTTTTCGAACCGGAGGGTTTCATTGACGGTGTTCTGATAAATCGACTGGGCCGTTGCACCCTTTTCCGCGTCACCCGCACTGACATTCCAGTCAAAATACGTATATCCTCTACGGGTTAGCTCGTTTGCAACCGGACGCGCAATGGTCTTATTATAGCTGTTTACGCTGCCGCCGGCAAAGCGGATTACCTGTGGCTTCACCCCGGTGGCGTCTGTTATCAGATCACTCAGTTTCGACAGATCACTGAAAAACGCGGTAGGCGATGCGTAAATCTGCTTGTAGTTATGCGTATATGTGTGCATTCCGATCGTATGGCCCTGATCGATGATCTCTTTCATCCGTTTCTTAGACTGCTCATCGCTGCGGCCTATTACAAAGAAGGTTGCCTTTACATCATTATCCGCTAAAATTTTCAAAACCTGCGGAGTCAGATCGGAAGGCCCGTCGTCAAAAGTAAGGTAAGCAACCTTATCCCCTGCCTTATGTGCGATTTTCTCTGTAGGATCAACATAAAAGTTCGGGAACATGGTTTGTATCGCTTCCATCTCCTTTGTGATCACCGCCATATTTGGCGCAGAAGACACTTTGGAGGGAGACGAAGAGGAGGAAGGAGCGGAAGAAGGGCGAGAAACCGCCGAAGAAGCAGGTTTTGAAGATGGAATTTCAGAAATATCCGCAGCTGAAGAAACCGGCTGTTGCGACACAGGCTGCGATGTGACTAACTGCGATATTGCTTCGCTAATCGAGGCTCCCGAGGAAACTGTATTGACAAAAGCCGATTTTGTAACATAACCGGCAACAGATCCAATGATTACCCCAATACAGATTGCAACAGCAAGCATTGAAACAGCAATAACCACTCGTTTTTTTCCCACAGGCACGATCAGCACTTCCCTTTTTTTTGCTTTTCTCATTATAGCACAAGCTCTTATAAAAAGAATGCTGTTTAACAGGATTGTAACCTTTATTTTGTTTCCAAATTGCCCCATCACCACAATATCCGTGATTTTTCGATAGAGTAGATAAAAATCTGAAATTTTGACCAAGATCTCTTTTATGCCGCTATAACCTGCCGTTTATGCCCCCCCATTTCACACACTGAAAAACAATTTAGAGCGATAAGACAGTTACCAAAAAGCAGGCAGCGTACCAAGGGCGAGCAGAACAGGGATATGTTGTGACCCATACCCTATAAGGCAAATTGAATACGGAAAACACCTCATTTCCGAAGTAATTTGGAAATGAGGTGTTTAAATTTATTATTATCCAACAGCTCACAGCTGTCCGATAAATTGGAATCTGGCAGCTGGGCTGATAATTTCCATGCAAATGACAACTTAGAGAGGTTTTTTAGATTCAATAAATATATTAACCGAATAATAAAGCATAACAAGCGCTGAGCTCAGCAGCGCACCGCCAAGAATATCGGTAAACCAGTGAACACCTGACAGCACCCGTCCGACTACAGCGAGGACAGCAAAAACGGCAGACACTATGTTGACTGTAATTCTTGCCGTTCTTCTCTTAATCAGACGGTTGAACTGCATGATTGCCGTAGGCATGACACATAGGACGAGCATTGTGGTGGAAGAAGGATACGACGCTTCTAAAACGTTCTGAATGAGAACCGGTCTGTAATTCACTATGTTGAATTCAAAAAACACATAAGCCGCGATAACAAGCAGATAAAATGCGCCCAGTACAAGAATACTATGATCCACACGCTTCAGACTCTTTCTCGCGATGAGTTGAATCAGTCCCAGTACAGCAAAGCCCAAGGCAAACAAAATGGCCACAACGCCAAACCAATCGGTAATGTGGTACAGGAGCATATTGACTCCCAGCAGTTCAGACACCCATCTGTTTACAGTTGCAAATCCAACGCAAGAGTCCTCTGGTCCTATTGGCTTCACATCCACATACATAAGCATGATTGTGAGCATGACGAAAAGGGAAAACAAGGCTCCTGTTACAGTAAAATTGATTCGATTGCTTTTTTTCATTTTCTGATCCCCATTCAAATTTGGTGTTATTCAGACTTCAAGCCTGATATCAGCCTATCATGAGGTCCAGAAAGTTGTAAGAATCGCAGTGTCACAACGGCGACACGATTCGTGTCACCGCTGTTTTATAAGCAAAACGCCTTTGATTATAAGCAAACAAAACACAAATATAGTTGCATAAGGTTGACCAGTGATTATAAAGATAAGCACGCTCAAAATACTGAGCATGAGAGAAACCAGCAGTTTACTTTTCACCCATACACGATTATGAAAGCTTTGAAAAGCAAGGATCGCAATGCCAAATACAACAGTCAACGACACCAACACAATATACGGAATGCGACTATAGGCCGGAGCATCCGTGAGAGCAATGAGCGAAACCTTGTATATCATGCCGTTTCCCTGCTGTCCAAAGAACGGCAGAAAAAACAGCAATGCCATTGTGCAGTCGAGTATTCCGAAAACCATATCAGAGAAGCTTTCTGCTTTTTCTTTGCTTTCCGTTTCGGCAAGGGATATCAATTCTTCACCGGAAAGCAGTTCATCAATCGATACTGAGAAGAGTTTTGAAATCGCTTTGAGTGAATCGATGCTGGGATATCCACGCCCCGATTCCCATTTGGAAACAGCCGTGCGAGATACATATAGCGCTTCAGCAAGCTCTTCTTGTGTAAAATTTCTCTGTTTTCGCAATTGCTGCAATTTATCATTTAATTCCATTGATCTGTGCCTCACTCCTGATGTGTTTACGGTTTCCCCGCACAAAATTATATAAAATAATCCGCAGTTTAAAATTGCCCGACAAAATTTCTGTTTATCTGCATATTAAATAATTGAAATATGATTGCAACCTGAAATATTGCTATTTTACTATACCATACCGGCATATATCTTTCCACCGAATTATTATCTATAATATCCGTAGCCTTCCAGCGCAGTCTGTGGTATTCTGTGTCACTAACAAGAAGGTGAACTGGACGACACAGATAATAGAGAGGCTCTACGACAGCTTTTTATAGACAGCCAAACCTGATGGAGGAAGAACATTTTATAGAAGAGGCGATAACGAATGGGACAGAAAGGCGTAAGCAAATAAGCAGGGCGGACAGCCGAAACTGTCCGCCCCATCACAGAGATTTATACCCGGTTCACTTTTTGTCACTATCATACCCCGCCAAAAGTACGCTGCCCGTTTTTAAAACCCAAACGATTATTCCGAGAACAAAGGGGTGGAAAGATAACGCTCCCCACTATCCGGCATAAGTGCCACGATTGTTTTTCCTGCATTTTCAGGTCGCCTTGCAATCTGTTCCGCCGCCCATAGCGCCGCTCCTGAGGAGATTCCTACCAATAGGCCCTCTGTTTTTGCAATCTCTTTGCTCTTTGCAAAGGCATCCTCGTTCTCCACAGGAATGATCTCATCATAAATCCCGGTGTTCAGAACATCGGGAACAAACCCGGCACCGATGCCCTGAATCTGGTTCGGGCCAGGGGTTCCCTTTGACAAAACGGGAGATCCTGCCGGTTCCACCGCAATAACCTTCACATTTGGGTTCTGGCTCTTCAAATATTCTCCGACCCCTGTAATCGTGCCGCCGGTTCCGATACCCGCTACAAAAAAATCTACCTTTCCGTCCGTATCCTGCCAGATTTCAGGGCCGGTGGTCGCCTTATGTGCCGCCGGGTTTGAGGGATTTACAAACTGGCCCGGAATATAAGCATTGGGGATTTCTTTTGCCAGCTCATCTGCTTTGGCAATCGCCCCCCTCATTCCCTGGGGACCATCGGTTAAAACGACCTCCGCTCCATAGGCTTTGAGCAAATTTCTTCTTTCAACGCTCATCGTTTCCGGCATCGTGAGGATGACCCGGTAGCCTCTTGCCGCCGCGACAGCGGCAAGGCCAATACCGGCATTGCCGCTCGTAGGCTCAATAATCACGGAGTCCTCCTTGAGTAAGCCCTTTTGCTCCGCATCCTCCACCATGGCCTTTGCAATACGGTCCTTCACACTGCCGGCGGGATTAAAATATTCTAATTTAGCAAAAAGCGTTGCTTTTAAACCATATTTTTTTTCAAAGTTAGTCAGTTCCATCAAAGGAGTTTTCCCGATCAAATCCATAATATTTTTCGCTGTTTTCGCCATGATTATAATCTCCTTTTCGTAATGAATGTAAAAGTACATCTCATTACCTGAACACAGCGATACCAGGAAAGAATGACCTATCATTACCCGGAACTGCTAGTTCAAATTATTCATATCTATTTTCTATGGTTTTATTATAGCACGCCATTACCCCTTGTCAATAGAAAAGGATTTACACCTCACAATGGCATGTGCTTCCTATGTAATCTTACTGTTTTCGATTGCAAGTCAATTTAAAACGTGCTTCTTTTCCGGCTGTCCGTTTCTAACCACCGGTGTTTTTTTCATAACAAAAGGGATCCGCCAATAAGACGGACCCCTTTTTCAGCATTTTGGGATTGCCTGTACAACTCTGTCGTAAAATTCGCCGTAAGAGCTGCACCCTTGCATCAGACGTAGCTGATCCTGTTCGGGAAGTGCATCAAAGAACTCTTTCAGCTTACTATCCTCAGATAAAGCCTGAGGAAAAGAAAAGTCGGAGTAATCCATACAAAATCACCTCAGGAATAGTGTATGGAAAAATACATACATTCATACAGTCCCGCACACAATCGTTCTTTGGAACAAACTTGGTTACCGCGGTCGTTTCTTAATTCCCCACGGAATACAGTGGCCATTGTAGCAGAACCACCAATGACAATCTTCCCAGAACCACATAGCGAACCCTCCTTTTTAATAGATAATTCATTATATGTTACAGGGACAAGGCAGGACAATCAGCCACCAGAGAATCCCACGCCAGATTTTCGCGGTTAATTATCAAAATAAATTTTATTCCTTGCAGGGAGCGATAATCAGCCCTTTCCTTAACCTCTAAGGCAGATGAATTCCAATCCACGCTCCTCGTTCGGGGAGCGACTGTGTAGTTAATTAACATAAGATAATTGGTGCATTCTGAAAATAGAGCGCCCCAGCTTACTCTGGCTTTTGCAGCTTTAAATCCACAACCGGGTTAACCAGCGGCTCCATGGAAAATCCGTTCGGGCCATAAATGCGGCACTCGATGGTATCGCCGTCTTCAATATGGACAGCCCTCGGCGTTCCGGTGGAGAGAATATCGCCCGGCAGCCAGCCCTGCAGATGAGATACCAGCGAAACCAACCGCGCCGGCTTGTGAGTCATATTGTTGACAATATTCTTCGCGTGAACCTCGCCGTTATGAACCGTCTGAACCTCGAGCTGCAGAACATCCTCCACCTCATCGGGAGTAATAAGCTGCGGGCCAAAGCTGAAGAAGGTATCGAAGCCCTTCACAAGTGTGAGAAAACGCGGATTCTGGCGCAGAATCGATTCCTCGGTCATATCGAGAATCGTGGTGTAGCCGACAATATAGTCCATCCAATGTTCTTCGTCGATCCATTTGCAGTTTTTGCCGAGGATGATGCCCAGCTCGGCTTCGCCGGTGGTTTTCTGCGCTTCGGGCAAGGCGGGGATACACACAGCGTCCCCCGGGCCAACAATGCAGGAGGCCGGTTTATAGAAGCTGCCCGGGAAGCCGACCGGAGCATTTTCACCCAGATCACCCGCGTGATCCGCATAGTTCAGGCCGATGCCGAAAATACGGGGCGGATTGCGGTACAGAGGGCCATACACTACCTGATCGGCGGGAACAAGGCCAGGGATGCTTTCCAGCTCTTCCTTTCCGCCGGCATTGTACCAGGCGGTCAGGCCGGGGATCTGCTCCGCGCAGATCAGATCATACAGCTCGGTTTTCCATGCGGTGCCTTTCCATTTGTTGATACAGGAAACCGGCAATGCTCCCTTCCGGGTTACCACGGCCGCAACCTCCTGTTCATTCTGGCGAACGGTTACAAATCTCATGTTCTTTCTTCCTTTCCCATCTTCAATTTCAGTCTTACGAGCTTATCAAATTCTTCCTTTCTCCCTGCCAGCGGCGGGGAGAAAAAACTGCTATGCAATTCGCAGAAAGCCATCAGCGCAGCTCTTCAATCGCTTTGCGCAGACGCCCGCACCCTTCAATGATATTTTCATAGCTGTTCGCAAACGACATCCGCAAATAGCCCTCGCCGCCGGGGCCGAACACATCGCCGGGGACCATCGCGATTTTTGCGTGATCCAGCAGATAGTCCGCCAGCTGCGCGGAAGAAATCCCCAGCTCTTTCGCGTTGATGAAGATGTAGAACGCGCCCTTGGGGTTCTGGCAGCTCAGGCCGGGAATCTCGTTGATCGCACGCACGGCGTAATCGCGGCGGCGGCAGTATTCCTCAACCATCTTCTCTACCTCGTCGGTTTCATCGCGAAGCGCGACGATCGATGCCGCCTGCACAAAGGACGGTGCGCAGGTGGTGTTGTGCTGGTGGATTTTATTCAGCACGGCGATATACTCTTCAGGCGCCGCCACGTAGCCAAGGCGCCAGCCCGTCATGGAGTACGCTTTGGAAAGGCCGTTCATCGTAAAGGTACGCTCTTTCATTCCCGGCAAAGACGCGATGGAAATGTGACGCGCTCCGTCAAACACCAAGCGCTCATACACTTCGTCTGCAATGACCATCAGGTCGTTTTCAATGGCAATTTCCGCGAGGCCCCGCAGTGTTTCTTCCGAAAGGACGCCGCCGGTGGGGTTATTGGGGGAAATCAGCACCAGCGCCTTTGTTTTTTTGCTGACCTTCAAGCGCACTTCCTCCAGATCGATCTGAAACCCGGTTTCTTCCTTGAGGCCAAAGGTGACCGGCACCGCGCCCAGCAGACGGGGAACATTCATATAATTAATCCACACCGGGTCGGGCACCAGAATTTCATCACCTTCGTCCAGAATGGAGCAGAGAACGTCGAACACTGCTTCGGAAAGCCCGACCGTAACGAGAATCTCTGTGGGCTTGTAATCGATGTTGTTCTGCTTTTTCAGCTTTTCCGCAATCGCCGTGCGAAGCTCCATGGAGCCAAAATTCGAGGTATAGAACACATCCCCCGATTCCAAACTTTTTTCACAGGCTTTTTTAATGTATTCCGGCGTGTCAAAATCCGGACGGCCAATTTCAAAGTGGATGACTTTTTCTCCGGCCCGCTCCATGGCGAGCGCCTTTTCATTGACCTTACGAATCCCGGAGGGCGCCAGCATATCCATACGGGCGGCAATTTTTTGATTCATCCCGATTCATCCTTTCACAAATTGTTTTACGTTTATATGATTTTGCTTTATAATGAGAAAACACTTACACCACGGCGGTATTGTACCGCTGCCCCGCCGGCCCGCTGTAAAATGCCACAAAGGAGCGAAGCGCCATGATGTCTTACATGAAATATGTTTATGCCGTTTACCAGGAACGAAGCTTTTCCAAAGCAGCCCGTAGGCTGTATGTTTCACAACCCTGGCTGAGTTCTGCCGTAAAAAAGGCGGAGCAGGAGCTGCAAGCCCCTTTGTTTAACCGCAGCACCAATCCGATCAGCCTCACGGAGGCCGGGCAGTATTATATGGAGCGAGTAGAGAAAATTATGGCGATTGAAGAAGAAATGCGGCAGCATTTTGAAACAATGGCCCATTCCTTTGAAACCCAGCTGCGCATCGGCAGCTCCATGTTCTTCTGCACCTATGTGCTGCCCAACATGCTGGCGGAGTTCCGCCAGAAGTACCCCAATATTGTCGTTACCTTTTCCGAAGGCAGCAGCCCCATGCTGACCGAACGCCTGCTGGAGGGGGAACTGGATTTTCTTCTGGAGGCGGAAACGCCCGATAAAAACCTGCTGAACTCCATGGTATGGGCAACGGAAGAAATCATTCTTGCAGTGCCGGCAGAATACGAGATCAATGAACGGCTGAAAAAGTTCGGCTATAACTTTGATGAATTTTTGCTGCGCCGCGAGGAAGGGCACCAAAAGCCACCCGTTCCCCTTGCGGAGTTTGCCGATGAAGAGTTCATTATGCTAACGCAGGGGAATGACAGTTATAAGCGGAGCATCGCCATTTGCAAGAACGCCGATTTTGTTCCCAAAACCTCTTTATACTTGACTCAGATGATGACAACCTATTACCTGGTTTGCGAGGGGCGGGGCGTTTCGTTCCTGCGTTCTACGATTCCCGAATATGTTACGCATACGGACAAGGTGATTTTTTACCTGCTGGATGATCCGCTGGCTTCACGAAACATCTTCCTCTCTTACCGGAAAAAGCAGTCGAGTGAGGTGCAGAAAAAGCTGATCGCCTTTATGAAAACTCAGACACTGACACCAAAAAAGGCTGACTCCGGCGTACTCTTCGACGACGATACACAGGATGTGTTTTAAAACGCTTTGACCATTCCGCCATCTACCAGAACGGTCTGCCCGGTGATGAAGGTATTTGCTTCGGAGCAGAGGAACGCCGCAAGCTTTCCGTACTCCTCGGGCTTGCCGTAACGCCCCATCGGGATTGTTTTAAAGGTCTGCTTCTGCAGATCCTCCACTGTAATCCCCTGCTTCTGCGCACGGATTTCATCGAGCTGATCGATTCTGGCCGTGCCGATGCGTCCGGGGCCAATTACGTTGACCAGAATGTGATCCTTGCCCAGCTCCTGCGAAAGCGTTTTGGCAAGACCCATCACGCCCATGCGGAAGGTATTGGAAAGAATCAGGTTATCCAGCACCGCCTTTACCGAAGACGAGGTGGAGCAAAGAATCCGTCCGCCGCCGTTCTGGCGCATGGAAGGCAGAACCGCCCGGATGGTGCGGATGTACGAGAGCAGGCAGAGCTCGTAGGCATCCTGCCAGTCCTGATCGGAAAACACGTCGAACGTACCGGGCTTTGGGCCGCCCGTATTGTTAACCAAAGCAAAGATAGGGCCGCATTTTTCCACGGTTGTTTGAACCAGCTTCTCAATATCCCGCGGATTGGTAATGCTGCCTACAAAAAACTCCGGCCTGTTGCCGGTCTCTTTCGCAATATCGGCTTGTGCTTCTCTAAGCTGTTCTTCGAGTGGGCTGAAAAGCATCACTTTCGCACCCTCCCGGCACAATTCCAGTGCAATTGCTTTTCCCAGCCCGCTGCTGGAGGCCATGACCAGTGCTCCTTTTCCCTTGAGCCCGAGTTCCATAACACCATCTCTCCTTTTTCTTTTGTGTTCTTTCTTTTATCTTACCAAGGATAAAATGCATAGTAAAATACGTAACACTGTATAGAACTATTCGCATTGGAATATGGCTTTTCGAACAGCATAAAAAGGAACAGGTCAGCCGAGTGATCGGCCGGCCTGTTCCTTTTTCAATGAAAGCACAGCCGACGCAGCTGTTCTCCCGGGAGCGGACTCTATTCAGTTTCGATTTTATTTTCCCACCGAAAGCAGGGAAAATGACCCGTGATAACACAGGTTGGCCGACTAAAAAATATTATTCCAGTAAGGCATTTCGGTATCCATCAGAGTGTGAAGCTGATTCATTGCACGGCTGCATTCTGCCCGTGCCTCATCCTCAGTTCCGCTCATTAGAAAAGATTCCGTGGCGGAAAGCGTCTGGCTGACTGTTTCAAGACGTTCATGGGGAATAAAATAAGACATCATATGGTGATGGTCATGCCAGGTTTCCACCACATTCTTAATCAAAGCCTTGGATTGCTCGGTATTCCCGCTGTCCACCGAATCCTGAACCTGTACCAGCATTTCAGACACCTCTGTGGACATGCGCGACACCTCGGACGTTCCCCAGATACTGACTCCGAAAAGGATCACCAGAATCGCCAGCGCCGCCCAGATACGATTCATTGTGCTTTCCCTTCCTTTTTAATGATTTGAAAGTCTCCCGCCGTGTTTGCGGTCATCAGGAACACCTGGTCTACGGTCAGGTTTTTGGATTTCAGTACCCCTTCGACCCATGCAACGGATTTTCGGCACAGCTTGGCGGAGACCTCTGAAATAACGCCATCGCTGATAACAACTGTTTCGATTCCGGTATCGGGAACCGTTAGCTCGAGCATGTCAGGCGTAACGGAATCCTTACCGGGCTTTTTGACCACGCTCAGCTTACCGTTCGTTTCCACAATGGCATATGCTACATCCGAAAGGGAGATAATACTGTTCTGACGCAGATCCTCAAACAGATCTTCCGTCGTCATACGCAGGCGGCGCAGCTCATTCTGCTGTATCTTCCCGTCGCTGATCACAACAATGGGCCTGCCGCAGATCACTCTGCGAAAGCTGCCGCTTTTGAGCATCATGACAGAAAGAATAATCTCGATCGCAACCAGTGTAAAAATAGGCACCAGCCCGCTGACTAAAGGCTGGCCGGTGTTTTGCATTGGGATGGATGCGATGTCTGAAATGAGCAGGGTCACCACCAACTCCGACGTTTGCAGCTCGCTGATCTGACGCTTCCCCATCAATCTCACAGCAAATATGATAATGATATACAACAGAAAAGTTCGAATCAAAGAAATGATCATCTTTTATCACCTGGCATCTATTTTGGCCTTCCAGACCTGTTTTATACAGCAGCGAGGCTTCTCCATAACGCGGAAAAACCGCGCTTCCAAGCAAACAATTCCTCCCCCGCTTTTGGCGAGGGAGGAATGAAAACTTTTTATTGACGCATCAAAGCTGAATGCTGATGTCGTATCGCTTGAGCCAAAAATTAATCTGGAGCAGATAAGCCATCAGCTGCGGGCCGGCCATCAACTGCCCGAACCACGGCTTGCCATAATCCGATTTTTCGCTCAGCAGCTCTTTGGCTGCGTTTTCGTTAATCAGGCGGTGGATTGGCTCCAGAGGATCTTCGAGAATTCGTTCGAGACGGTGGCGCACCAGCACCTCATACGCCGGGTTATGCGTTTTGGGATAGGGGCTTTTTTTGCGCATGAGAACATCCTCGGGGAGCCAGTCTTTGGCTGCGTCGCGCAGCAGGCCCTTGGACACACCGCCGTGCGTTTTGTATTCCCATGGGGTATTGAACACATACTGCACCAGCCGGTGATCGGCGTAGGGCACGCGAACCTCCAGCCCGCTTGCCATGCTGCACCGGTCTTTGCGGTCGAGCAGCGTAGACATGAACCAGTGAATGTTCAGGTAGCTGATCTCTCTACGGCGGCACTCCTCGGCACTTTCGCCCGCAAGGCGCGGCGTGGCCTCCACCGATTCGGTATAGCGGCGATCCACATATTCGTCCAGCCCCAGCTCACCAAGGATTTCAGGCTTGATCAGCGCCTTGCGGATGCTCAAGTCGGGAGACCACGGGAAGGTTTTGCCTTCAAACGCTTCTTTTTTATGGAACCAGGGATACCCACCGAAAATTTCGTCGGAGCATTCTCCCGATAAAGCTACGACATGGCCAGCTTTTACCTTCGAGCAGAAGTGCAGCAGTGAGGAATCCACATCTGCCATGCCGGGCAAATCCTTTGCGATCACCGCGTCGTACAGGCAGTCTGCCAGCGTTTCGGTATCGCACTCCAAGAAGCGATGATTGGTTCCGAACTCCTCAATCATGCGCTCCACCCAGGGGCGATCTGAATCCGGCTGGAACGCCGATGGCTTGAAATACTTGTCGTTGTCCGTGTAGTCGAAGGAATAGGTATCGAGCGCCTTGCCCTCCTTCCGGTAATGGACAGCAGCCAGCGCTGTAATGATACTGGAATCGAGCCCGCCGGA
Above is a window of Faecalispora anaeroviscerum DNA encoding:
- the asnB gene encoding asparagine synthase (glutamine-hydrolyzing), encoding MCGIAGFCDYHDTLTEEAPLWGALAKRMGNRLRHRGPDDAGVHVSSHAAFAHARLAVVDIEGGKQPMTRVQDGYHYTITYNGELYNTEELRQELRLLGCQFQSHSDTEVLLYCYMQFGPFCAEKLNGIYAFAIDDERRNCTFLCRDRFGVKPLFYTAVNDRLVFGSEMKALFEYPGINPILDKTSLCELFGLGPARTAGCGVFQGIRELKPGYSAVFNREGLRAYPYFELESYEHPDSYEDTVAHVRELLYDTVKRQLVSDVPLCTFLSGGLDSSIITALAAVHYRKEGKALDTYSFDYTDNDKYFKPSAFQPDSDRPWVERMIEEFGTNHRFLECDTETLADCLYDAVIAKDLPGMADVDSSLLHFCSKVKAGHVVALSGECSDEIFGGYPWFHKKEAFEGKTFPWSPDLSIRKALIKPEILGELGLDEYVDRRYTESVEATPRLAGESAEECRRREISYLNIHWFMSTLLDRKDRCSMASGLEVRVPYADHRLVQYVFNTPWEYKTHGGVSKGLLRDAAKDWLPEDVLMRKKSPYPKTHNPAYEVLVRHRLERILEDPLEPIHRLINENAAKELLSEKSDYGKPWFGQLMAGPQLMAYLLQINFWLKRYDISIQL